The genomic DNA TCGCAATCGCGATTGTCCTCGATCTCCGGAAACGTCGTGACGAGCAGGAATTGCGCGCCGCTCTCGCGAAAGCGGGCGGTGACGCGGGCGATGTTCTGAAAGCTCAGATGCACCAGGCAATCCCGGCACAGGATCAGGTCGGCGCGCGGCAGTGCATCGCGCGTGACATCGGCAACCAGGAATCGGCCGGCCAGTTCGCCATCCGCCACGCGCTTGTTGTTGGCCTCGACCAGCGACGGCACGATGTCGATGCCGACGTAGTCGATATCGAGCTTGATGCGACCGATCCAGCCGGCATCGCCGCAGGGCGCATCGAGCAGCGAACGCGCGCCGAGCCGTTGCAGCAGCGGTGGAAGCGCCTCCCGAACCGCGGCGGTCGCCATGTCCTCCGACCCGAGCCCGGAGACCGAGCTGGCAGCGCCCCAGAGGTTCGTCCGCTCGATCCGCTCGAACCGCGCGGCGAGATCGAGGCCCGCGAAATTGTCGCGGTCGGCGACGAAGCGTTCGTGGGCCAGCACGGGGGGACGATTGGCGATCATCGGATCAGACACAGGTCGAAATTTGGTCGCAAGCACCATACATCGCGTGCATCCCATTCGAAATTGCCTGACCGGGCGTCAGCCAACATCCGGACCCGATGCGCTCCATGACGACCAAAGAGACGGCCAGGATCGCCGCCGGTGCGGTGACGGCCGTGGTGATGACGGCGGTGCTGTTTGCAATCGCCATGGCATTTCTGCTGGCGCCCTAGGTGGCATGAGCACCCCGAACATGGGGCCAAATCGGAACCAAAGGCGCACCTGGTTCGTTCTCGACCCATGCGAATCCGCGAAGAAAACCGAAACATGTTTCTGCTGGTGACAGTGACACTGTGCTGTACCGCAGTTGCCGGCACATTGACGCTGCTCGAGCCGACGCTTGGGCCGGCCCCCGAAAGGCAGGTCGCCGAGCGAGCGATGATCGACGTCACCCGGGTATCGGATCAAACTCCGGTTCGGGTGGTGGGCGCACCGTTCGAGCCCAACGTTAATCCGCGCGCGCGATAGCCCTCACCTCGGCGATGCCTCCGTGCCCTCCTGGGGCCGGCTTTGGGCACGTGCCAATTCCTCCACGAACGCGATCACCTCCGCCCGCTTGTGGGGCGGGAGCGACAGGAACGCGCGGATGAGCCTCAGGCCCTCCACTTCGTGCGACCGTTCTTTTCCGGAATCCATCCGCCTAATGTCGTGCGACCGGGAAAAATATGCAATCCCTTGCGAACGACCTTGATTCGGCGCGGTCGCTTTGCTGGAATAGGGCCCGGCTGAGGTGAAGCATGAAGTGGATCAGGGAGCGCGACGCGCTCATCGCGCAGACGATGGCCTTCGTCCAATCGGTGACCGGCAAGAAGGACGACCTCCTTCAGCCGGATGCGCCGTCGGATTCTTCGGCGGCAACCGTCGAGGCCGTCCCGGTCGAGGCCGTCATGGTCGAGATCAAGCCGCCCCCACCCCCTCCGCATCCTCAGCCCGCCCGGCATTCGCCGCCGCGGGCGGTCGGTGATTTCCGTACCGAGATGCAGGCCCGCATTGCCAATTTCCGTAAGCATCAGGAGCGGTTCGAGCGCGAGCGCGAGGAATATTGTGCCGAAACCCTGACCAAGTTGCGCGCCGCCATCCGCGACGTCCCTAGCCCGCCGGCCAAAAAGTAAGGTCCCCCTCCCGCGGGAGGACCTATAGCCAAGACCACACCAGCCACAGATTGGCCGCGCAGGCGCCGAATAGCGCCAGCGTCAGCGGCAGGAGCATGTGCCCGCAGGAGGTCTTCAGGTCGCTCGTCATGGCGGAAAACATCCGCTGATTCCGCCAAACGAGTCCCAGGGATTCTTTTTTTCGCGATTCAGGACTCGTTAAGGACTCACGGCCCGGCACGCGCGATCACGGCCCCGTGATCACCCCTCGCCCGGAACCTGCCGGCCGGCCCGACCGTTAACGGGCTTTCCTGGAGCGGGAAGAGATGCCCTACGCCCTGTTCTGCAACGACGCCCAGATCAGCAAGGCCTATCCGAGCGAATCCGACATCTGGCAGCTCGCGGAGCGGAGCGGCCTGGTCGTCGATGTCAGCCCCGACGAGGACCGTCCGGGGCCACGCCGAGTGCTCGACAATGATTACGAGATCAGGCCCTGCCGAGCCGCCCAGGGCGAGGACCCTGCCAAGAACAAGGCCGAGGCCGAGCGCCAGTCCAAGATCGAGCTCGAGCTGAATTCGTGAGGTGCCGCCGGCGGACGCCGCAGGGGATCAGGGCGTTGCTGTCGCCAGCGAGGCCTGCTCACCCGGCATCACCACACAGGCCTTGCGGCGGTGCAGCCCGCGGATCGCCCCGGTGACCTTCAGCACCTTGCCCGACGGGCAGGACGCGTCCTTGACGAAGGCCACCTCGTAAGGTGCCAACATCAGAGGCTCGGATTTGAGGATTGTCTGTGCAGAGCACGGTACACAGAAGAAGCACGAGAGCACCGCTGCCGACACCAAGATACGCATGTCCGTCGTCCCACCAGCCCGGTAATTCTCATATAACGCGTTCCGGAGCGCGAGTTCCGTAAGCGGCAAAAATTATTTTTGCTTTACCCGAGCCCCATGACACGCGTGAGAAGGCGCGCGTCGGAATGTTTGTCTGCAAATGACGCGCCAGATGGTTCACGCATTGCAAATACTGGGGTGGCCGCCGGGCGGGCGGACAAGCGAAAGGCCGGCGGAGCCGGCCTTTGCCTGGATGCGTGGTCGTCTGGGTGCGGGTCAGTAGCGCGAGGCTGCCGGACCGCCCCAGCCGAAACGGTAGTTCACACCGACCTTGACGGTATGCTCGTCCTCCCGGCCGCGGACGCCGACGACGTCGACCGGACCGGAGGTGAAGGTGGTGCTGCCGAAATTATAGTACTGGTACTCGGCCTTGGCGGACCAGTTCGGCGCGAACATGTATTCGAGGCCGGCGCCGACCGTGTAGCCGTCCTTGCTGTTGCCGGTCGCAGTGAAGGCCTGCGGCACCCCGGCGATGTTGACGCCGAGATTGTTATTGCGCCAGGCGTAGCCGCCCTTGGCGTACAGCAGGGTCGGTCCCCAGGTGTAGCCGATGCGGCCGGTCACCGACCCGAGCTGGTCGGTGTTGGAGGTCACCTGCGTGCCCAGCGGGAACGTGACACCATTGTTGTTGGTCGGCAGCCAGGAATACTGGGCCTCGATACCCACCACCCAATTGGGCGCGAACTGGTAGTCGAAGCCGCCCTGCACGCCGCCCAGGAAGCGGGCGTCGCTGGACTGGAAGCTGCTGTCGCCGGCAAACGTGCCGCCGACATGGCCACCGATGTAGAAGCCGGTCCAGTTGTAGATCGCCTGTGGCGGCGTATAGGCCGGCGCCTTGGTGTAGGTGCGCGGCTGCATGTCCGCGGCTGCAGCCGGCGCGGCCAGCGCAAGCACAGCGGCTGCACCCAGCAAAATCGATCTCATGATCATCCCCGTTCTTTCATTTACGACACTCAGGAAACAACGTGGCGTGAATTGGGTTGCTTCGCGGCGATGCCGGAACGTTGATCGTTCGTTACTGTGACGGGGTGGCAACATCGCGATTTTGTTCCGTCACGTCGCCCGCGCCGACTGTTTTTGTCGCCTGCGGAAGTCCTGCCGTAACAATTTGTCGCAACACGAAACCGCCCCGTTCAAAGCTCCCCGAAATGTGATCCAGCGAGCTCCGGCACCAGCCTTTCTAGCACCGACCGATGAAAGCGGGCTTTGCGCTACCGCGTCATCTTTTCGAGTTCCGGAAAGGGTACGTAAACCGCGCCGGCACAGAGCTCGCTGGTGCGGTCGACGACACGGTCCGCGCGTCCGTTGACGAAGATCACGGCGCGTTCCCGCATGGCCTTGTAACTGCCATCGGTCTCGCGCGGGGTGAAGTGCAGACAGCTCACATAGAACTGCCGGCCGCCGACTTCGCGCTGGACCGGCTCTGCCATGCTGGCCTCGCGCACGCCGACCGGGTTGTTCAGGTAGGTGCGCATCAGGGCCAGCGTGTCGCTGCGGAAATTGTCGGGAAACGGCTGCGGCCCTCCGGCCTGGGTCCCGCCGATGAAGGTTGGACGGTCACCATCACTGCCGAAACATGCCGCAAGCGCCAACGGCAAGGCCAGGACGGATGCCAAGCGCACCGCAAATTTCGCCAATCGCCCCACAGATTCCGCTCTCCACGCGAACAGACTTACGGGGATGTTCTAGCCCCAAGGGCGCGCAAAGGGAATTCAGTCCTGCGCGAGAGGCCCTGTCA from Bradyrhizobium sp. CCBAU 53351 includes the following:
- a CDS encoding class I SAM-dependent methyltransferase; translated protein: MIANRPPVLAHERFVADRDNFAGLDLAARFERIERTNLWGAASSVSGLGSEDMATAAVREALPPLLQRLGARSLLDAPCGDAGWIGRIKLDIDYVGIDIVPSLVEANNKRVADGELAGRFLVADVTRDALPRADLILCRDCLVHLSFQNIARVTARFRESGAQFLLVTTFPEIEDNRDCEDGDWRALNMTKAPFDWPAPRELIDERCEEGDGGWRDKSLGLWRLDELPDPDRTGA
- a CDS encoding DUF6719 family protein, whose protein sequence is MRILVSAAVLSCFFCVPCSAQTILKSEPLMLAPYEVAFVKDASCPSGKVLKVTGAIRGLHRRKACVVMPGEQASLATATP
- a CDS encoding outer membrane protein, which produces MRSILLGAAAVLALAAPAAAADMQPRTYTKAPAYTPPQAIYNWTGFYIGGHVGGTFAGDSSFQSSDARFLGGVQGGFDYQFAPNWVVGIEAQYSWLPTNNNGVTFPLGTQVTSNTDQLGSVTGRIGYTWGPTLLYAKGGYAWRNNNLGVNIAGVPQAFTATGNSKDGYTVGAGLEYMFAPNWSAKAEYQYYNFGSTTFTSGPVDVVGVRGREDEHTVKVGVNYRFGWGGPAASRY